A region of the Cytobacillus luteolus genome:
TGCCATTTATGACAAATTGTCCTGAAAAAAGGATAATCAATTGTGAACTGATAAATGCAAATAGCGCATAAAGAATGAACGAGAGCGGCAGCTTAATGTTTGTTTCCGTACCAAATTGTGTAGGTATCAATTTGCATCAGCCCTTATTTTGTGATGTCAATCTGAAAACTTCCATCTTCTCGTTCAGAAGTAGTATGCTTATATCCACTTTCTTCAAGCTGCTCATATAAAAACATAGGTCTACGATCATTAATGATGGTTAACCTTTCTCCACTTTCCATTTTCTCTAGTGCATTTAATGTCCTCATCATAGGCTGAGGAGGCTCAAGTCCACGGTTATCTAGTATCATGATTCAACACCTCGTTTTACAAAGGTTACTTTCCAGTGCTTTTTCTCTATTTCTTCTTCTTCATGGGTAAAGCCTTTTGCTTTCATCACAGCAAATAAAGGAACTGGCTTGAAAGGTGCGTGTAAAATAAATGTGTCACCAGTTTCAAGTGACTGAATAGCCTCCATAATTTTTTGAAACGGCTCAAGTTTGTTTTTTACATCCTCTCTTACATCTAATTCAACAATTCTTTCAGTGTTATGATTCATTATAAAAGACCTCCTATAATGACTTTCTTCTTTTATGATAATCATTTTCACTCTTGGATAATGTGATTTGAATCACAAGTATTAAATAAATCTTTGAGAAAAAATCATAAAAAAATCACAGAAGCCTAGGCGTCCTGTGATTTTTCATTAAAAGAATCTGCACATGTGAAACAAAGAATTGTTTTTGTTTGATCATCTATTATTCCATTAAAGAAACCATCTAAACAATGAATCTCTTTTCTACATTGTTGACAATAGCCGATATGTTCCTCCATCATTATTCCCCCTGTAGAATACTACTTTCTATTATTATATCTAAAGTTTTAACCCTAGTATGATAAAAAACATGGCTCACTAGTGATTTCGTTCACTTTAGA
Encoded here:
- a CDS encoding DUF2249 domain-containing protein; this translates as MILDNRGLEPPQPMMRTLNALEKMESGERLTIINDRRPMFLYEQLEESGYKHTTSEREDGSFQIDITK
- a CDS encoding DUF2249 domain-containing protein; this translates as MNHNTERIVELDVREDVKNKLEPFQKIMEAIQSLETGDTFILHAPFKPVPLFAVMKAKGFTHEEEEIEKKHWKVTFVKRGVES